A window of the Streptomyces luomodiensis genome harbors these coding sequences:
- a CDS encoding gamma-glutamyltransferase family protein: protein MLARPELHGTYGAVSSTHWLASAAGTSMFDRGGNAFDAAAAAAFVLQVVEPHLNGPGGDVPIMVFDAARDDVEVICGQGPMPAAATIDRFRSLGLDTVPGSGLLPACVPGVFGAWMRLVKEYGRLGVADVLEPAIGYAEHGFPLLPKAAAMIEVLVPLFRDHWTGSGQTYLRGGRAPAAGDRQRNPVLARTFRRIVAEATSVSGREAQVDAAIAAFYTGFVAEAIDKFVADTDVLDATGRPNRGLLTGTDLASWRPTVERPVSLDYRGHQVYKPGPWSQGPVFLQQLALLSGFDLGSMGFGSADHLHTVVESAKLAFADREAWYGDPDHTDVPLAGLLDPAYTAGRRALIGAEASAELRPGHPDGRAPWFPPLPDQPSGPVEEGWRAQLRNGLPTVLKRTVVKGDTTTVTATDRDGNMVVATPSGGWLASSPVIPELGFPLGTRGQIAWLTEGHPNSLAPGKRPRTTLSPTIVRADDGRPKLAFGTPGGDRQDQWTLNFFLNHIDFGMSAQEAVEALTFHTDAVPTSFTPRQYRPRSVVVEDGVAPGTVAELRRRGHQVDLADPASLGQVCATGPDADGGVFAAASQRGQQAYGVVR from the coding sequence GTGCTAGCTCGACCCGAACTCCATGGAACGTACGGCGCTGTCTCATCGACGCACTGGCTCGCGTCCGCCGCGGGAACGTCGATGTTCGACCGGGGCGGCAACGCCTTCGACGCCGCGGCCGCGGCCGCCTTCGTGCTCCAGGTCGTGGAACCGCATCTGAACGGGCCCGGCGGGGACGTCCCGATCATGGTCTTCGACGCCGCGCGGGACGATGTGGAGGTCATCTGCGGGCAGGGACCCATGCCGGCCGCCGCGACCATCGACCGGTTCCGGAGCCTGGGCCTGGACACGGTGCCCGGTTCCGGGCTGCTCCCGGCCTGTGTGCCCGGTGTCTTCGGGGCGTGGATGCGCCTGGTGAAGGAGTACGGCCGGCTCGGGGTCGCCGACGTGCTGGAGCCGGCCATCGGCTACGCCGAGCACGGCTTCCCGCTGCTGCCGAAGGCGGCGGCGATGATCGAGGTGCTCGTCCCGCTGTTCCGGGACCACTGGACCGGATCGGGCCAGACGTATCTGCGCGGCGGGCGGGCACCGGCGGCGGGCGACCGGCAGCGCAACCCGGTCCTGGCGCGCACGTTCCGCCGGATCGTCGCCGAGGCCACCTCGGTGTCCGGCCGGGAGGCCCAGGTGGACGCCGCCATCGCGGCGTTCTACACCGGATTCGTCGCCGAGGCCATCGACAAGTTCGTGGCCGACACCGACGTCCTCGACGCCACCGGGCGGCCCAACCGGGGGCTGCTGACCGGCACCGACCTGGCCTCGTGGCGGCCGACGGTGGAGCGTCCGGTGTCCCTGGACTACCGCGGCCACCAGGTGTACAAGCCGGGGCCGTGGTCGCAGGGACCGGTGTTCCTCCAGCAGCTGGCGCTGCTGTCCGGGTTCGACCTGGGCTCGATGGGCTTCGGGAGCGCCGACCACCTCCACACCGTGGTGGAGTCGGCGAAGCTGGCGTTCGCGGACCGGGAGGCGTGGTACGGCGACCCGGACCACACCGACGTCCCGCTGGCCGGGCTGCTGGACCCGGCGTACACGGCCGGGCGGCGGGCGCTGATCGGCGCCGAGGCCTCCGCCGAACTGCGCCCCGGCCACCCGGACGGGCGCGCGCCGTGGTTCCCGCCGCTGCCCGACCAGCCGTCGGGGCCCGTCGAGGAGGGCTGGCGCGCCCAGCTCCGCAACGGGCTGCCCACCGTGCTCAAGCGCACGGTGGTCAAGGGCGACACCACCACGGTCACCGCCACCGACCGGGACGGCAACATGGTGGTGGCCACGCCCAGCGGCGGATGGCTGGCCAGCTCCCCCGTCATCCCGGAGCTGGGCTTCCCGCTCGGCACCCGCGGCCAGATCGCCTGGCTGACCGAGGGCCACCCCAACTCCCTGGCGCCGGGCAAACGCCCCCGGACCACGCTGAGCCCGACCATCGTCCGCGCCGACGACGGGCGCCCGAAGCTGGCCTTCGGCACCCCGGGCGGCGACCGGCAGGACCAGTGGACGCTGAACTTCTTCCTGAACCACATCGACTTCGGCATGTCCGCCCAGGAAGCCGTGGAAGCGCTCACCTTCCACACCGATGCCGTCCCCACGTCGTTCACGCCCCGCCAGTACCGGCCGCGCTCGGTGGTGGTGGAGGACGGCGTCGCCCCCGGGACCGTGGCGGAACTGCGCCGCCGGGGCCACCAGGTCGACCTCGCGGACCCCGCCTCGCTGGGTCAGGTCTGCGCCACCGGGCCGGACGCCGACGGCGGCGTGTTCGCCGCCGCCAGCCAGCGCGGCCAGCAGGCGTACGGGGTCGTGCGGTGA